The following proteins are co-located in the Siansivirga zeaxanthinifaciens CC-SAMT-1 genome:
- a CDS encoding tetratricopeptide repeat protein, whose product MKIVYFILFLPAFFFGQVKLDAVKTLIAASEFNKAEAFLHQFLTSNPNNMEAIELLGDVYGHQKKWDHAILNYKKLVDYQPNHANYHYKYGGALGMKALSVNKLKALSIIDDVKAAFLKAAELDKNHIDTRWALVELYMKLPGFLGGSKSKALEFANQLEKLSLVDGYLAKGYIYETDNEPEIAENYYKKAITVGGSMTCYDKLTQFYIGQKQHEKAIENLRAAYKVHKTKAVLNQIQELEKNL is encoded by the coding sequence ATGAAAATAGTTTACTTTATTTTATTTCTCCCAGCATTTTTTTTCGGTCAGGTTAAACTTGATGCGGTTAAAACCCTTATTGCTGCATCAGAATTTAATAAAGCAGAGGCTTTTTTACATCAATTTTTGACATCGAATCCCAATAACATGGAGGCTATAGAATTATTGGGCGACGTATATGGTCATCAAAAAAAATGGGATCATGCCATTTTAAATTACAAGAAACTAGTTGATTACCAACCTAACCATGCCAATTACCACTACAAATACGGTGGTGCATTGGGGATGAAAGCCCTTTCGGTAAATAAATTAAAAGCCTTAAGTATTATTGATGATGTTAAAGCAGCTTTTTTAAAAGCGGCAGAACTCGATAAAAACCACATAGATACCCGTTGGGCTTTGGTAGAATTGTACATGAAATTGCCAGGTTTTTTGGGCGGAAGTAAAAGTAAAGCCTTGGAGTTTGCCAATCAACTTGAAAAATTATCGCTTGTAGATGGTTACTTAGCTAAAGGCTACATTTATGAAACTGATAACGAACCGGAAATTGCAGAGAATTATTATAAAAAAGCAATAACTGTTGGTGGTTCAATGACTTGCTACGATAAGCTAACACAATTTTATATTGGTCAAAAACAGCACGAAAAAGCTATTGAAAATCTTAGGGCTGCATATAAAGTACACAAAACCAAGGCCGTTTTAAATCAAATTCAAGAATTAGAGAAAAATCTTTAA
- a CDS encoding UDP-N-acetylmuramate--L-alanine ligase, translated as MNVHFIAIGGSAMHNLALALHNKGYKVTGSDDEIFEPSKSRLANKGLLPETYGWFPEKITSHLDAIVLGMHAKQDNPELLKAQELGLKIYSYPEFLYEQSKHKTRVVIGGSHGKTTITSMILHVMHYHDRDVDYMVGAQLEGFDVMVKLTEENDFIVLEGDEYLSSPIDRRPKFHLYKPNIALLSGIAWDHINVFPTFDNYVEQFQIFVDSIVTGGSINYNEEDPEVKRVVEASTNPIRKIPYQTPAYTVENGQTLLETAEGPMPIEVFGKHNLNNLAGAKWICQHMGIDEDDFYEAISTFKGASKRLEKIAESKTSVAYKDFAHSPSKVDATTKAVKEQYSDRTLIACLELHTYSSLNAEFLKEYKGALDAADVAVVFYSPHAVEIKKLKEVTQEQIASAFERDDLIIYTNPDDFKQFLFSQDFDNKALLLMSSGNYGGLDFEALKNLMS; from the coding sequence ATGAACGTACATTTTATAGCCATTGGAGGCTCTGCAATGCATAATTTAGCCTTGGCATTACACAACAAAGGATACAAAGTAACTGGAAGTGATGATGAAATTTTTGAGCCATCAAAATCACGATTAGCGAATAAGGGTTTGTTACCAGAAACCTATGGTTGGTTTCCAGAAAAAATAACATCTCATCTTGATGCTATAGTTTTAGGAATGCATGCCAAGCAAGATAACCCCGAGTTGTTAAAAGCTCAGGAATTAGGTCTTAAAATATACTCGTATCCAGAATTTTTGTACGAACAATCAAAACATAAAACACGTGTAGTTATTGGTGGTAGTCATGGTAAAACAACCATTACTTCCATGATTTTACATGTTATGCATTATCACGATCGCGATGTAGATTATATGGTTGGTGCCCAGTTGGAAGGTTTTGATGTGATGGTGAAACTTACCGAAGAGAATGATTTTATTGTTTTAGAAGGTGATGAATATTTAAGTTCACCTATAGACCGCCGACCAAAATTTCATTTATACAAACCCAATATTGCCTTGTTAAGTGGTATCGCCTGGGATCACATCAATGTGTTTCCTACCTTCGATAATTACGTAGAGCAGTTTCAAATTTTTGTTGATAGTATTGTAACGGGCGGAAGCATCAATTATAACGAAGAAGATCCCGAAGTAAAACGTGTTGTTGAGGCAAGCACTAACCCCATTAGAAAAATTCCATATCAAACACCTGCTTATACCGTTGAAAACGGACAAACTCTTCTGGAAACCGCAGAAGGTCCTATGCCTATTGAAGTTTTCGGTAAACATAATTTAAACAATCTCGCAGGCGCAAAATGGATTTGTCAGCATATGGGAATTGATGAAGACGATTTCTATGAAGCCATATCAACCTTTAAAGGTGCTAGTAAACGTCTTGAAAAAATAGCTGAAAGCAAAACAAGTGTTGCCTACAAAGATTTTGCACATTCCCCAAGTAAAGTTGATGCAACAACCAAAGCAGTTAAAGAGCAGTATAGCGACCGAACTTTAATAGCCTGTTTAGAATTACACACTTACAGTAGTTTAAATGCCGAATTTTTAAAAGAATATAAAGGCGCATTAGATGCTGCCGATGTCGCTGTTGTGTTTTACTCGCCACATGCCGTTGAAATTAAAAAGCTTAAAGAAGTAACGCAAGAGCAGATTGCGAGTGCTTTTGAACGGGACGACCTCATAATTTATACCAATCCAGACGATTTTAAACAGTTTCTGTTTTCGCAAGATTTTGATAATAAAGCCTTGCTGTTAATGAGCTCTGGGAATTACGGTGGTTTAGATTTTGAAGCTCTTAAAAATTTAATGTCTTGA
- a CDS encoding alpha-2-macroglobulin family protein codes for MLANMYWQYFNENRWKFYNRTQTENQLDETDFRTWDLQTLFNEIHKHYQLSLENELMLQQAPINTYDALLVSEKDSRIYRPTLFDFLSHEALEFYKTNETHITKPAFKFEIDNPEFLRDAQTFSKLEIASKDTTSLQLNALKIYQKLIRFHLKDASPYALSDVNISRLKFINTHATFNDKETIFLQTLKTESNLVKAHEVSALYDFEIASILYNQSKQYEPKTNEVNRWKAKEALDICEITTNKFPKSKGAEKCTFLKQQIMQPNLQITSEDFLPIQQNSRLLISYKNIETIDFKVYKISIKALEKLKKLYKKKEQLAFIKNLNLTKTWESKLRNDNDYQNHSTEVTLPKLDNGTFLIVATTKNSNETFAFSSVQVTNLAFVEYETDDYKIFQIIDRNTGEPIKNARVELTINESQNNTQQTELCTTNVNGEIKIEKTKDRYRTITSKVTHGNDTAYFSRYYVFQSYEPQEKEVVYKAFLFTDRRIYRPGQTVFFKGIILKKANDKSEVIANHEMYATLYDANGQEINHATFITNAFGSVSGSFILPSSGLPGEYYIDFGSETEFIYSTDFSFSVEEYKRPKFETKFTPVTETFKVNDSVTIKGTALAYAGSNITDAKVVYRVHRKVQYPNWYFWYRPWFNNEPQEIALGETKTNNNGEFEITFKSIPDNSIDKTTLPVFNYEITADVTDLNGETRSATTLVNVGYHALTANMTIDNKIDKSKKDHKLTIETKNLNGEFVAASGVVKIYKLQAPKTVLRQRPWEAPDYQEYSEETFKNLFPHDAYNNEHDSNNWKKGALVFEKSFNTETSKTVDLGNIKKWQSGVYLITLESKDKFNQLVKDEIKTTLYSEDDTTIADNQLFSITTNQASYKAGETAILTFASAANNLFVTATIEKNKKIVKTEIIQLNNNKKTISIPVTTEDIGGFAVNYSFAAFNSFKSGTEVISVPYPKTDLEIETTTFRDKLQPGTNETWRFKIKGPQGEKVSAELLASMYDASLDQFTANSWDFNPIENPLYYSNIQSNANQSFGTQNFRVYFENNRTNYSSQKYDAFNWFGFTFFNQIIRIRGYSSVSKSLNGAIAGVAVEEQNEDGAILNEVVMVGAAPKLEKDAESKQEKPNFDKVQIRKNLQETAFFFPQLQTDNQGHVSFNFTTPEALTQWKLQLLAHTKALESATKTLTTVTQKELMVIPNAPRFLREGDQITISSKIANLTDKPLSGHAILMLTDAVSGKTIDQELENSENNKTFSVEAKGNTQVSWSIRIPAGVDAVQYKIIAKSNTFSDGEQNALPVLSNRMLITETLPMWVQSNESKTFTLNKLKNNTSKSLKNHKLTLEVTSNPAWYAIQALPYLMEYPYQCNEQTFSRYYANALASYIVNKNPRIQEVFNQWATQEALISNLEKNEDLKSILIQETPWLRDTQSETEQKKRIAMLFNLNKLKNELQASILKLENNQMDSGAWAWFQGGQVNRYITQHIVSGFGHLEKLGVSNPENSKMIEKAIHFLDSEFIKEYKNLTKYDEKADLSKDHLTHTQLHYLYMRSFFPNVKTSKEVETIIAYYQTQIQKYWSSRSLYAKGLMALISERMGDKIMSAKILKALKENSITSNELGMYWKENTNSWYWYQAPIETQALLIEAFSEIENDTETIDNLKIWLLTNKQTNQWKTTKATTEAAYALLLQGSDWLSVTDAIDVVVGGKQINPSKLENVKVEAGTGYFKTAWNTSEIKPDMSEVTLTKKGNGIAWGSLYWQYFEDLDKITSAETPLQLKKKLFLKTNTDMGQQISEITDKTELKVGDLVTVRIELRSDRTMEFVHMKDMRASGLEPVNVLSKYKWQDGLGYYEATKDASTNFFFDYLPKGVFVFEYDLRVNNAGNMSNGITTIQSMYAPEFSSHSEGIRIQAD; via the coding sequence TTGTTAGCAAACATGTATTGGCAATATTTCAATGAAAACCGATGGAAGTTTTACAACCGAACCCAAACTGAAAACCAATTAGACGAAACCGATTTTAGAACTTGGGATTTACAAACACTTTTTAATGAAATTCATAAGCATTACCAATTATCGCTAGAAAATGAATTGATGCTACAACAAGCACCTATAAACACCTATGATGCTTTGCTTGTTAGCGAAAAAGATTCTCGAATTTACAGACCAACTTTGTTCGATTTTTTAAGTCATGAGGCTTTAGAGTTTTACAAAACCAACGAAACCCATATTACCAAACCAGCTTTTAAATTTGAAATTGACAATCCAGAATTTTTAAGGGATGCCCAGACATTTTCGAAATTAGAAATAGCTTCAAAAGACACTACTTCATTACAACTAAATGCACTAAAAATTTATCAAAAATTAATTCGTTTTCATTTAAAGGATGCTTCACCCTACGCATTAAGCGATGTTAACATTTCAAGATTAAAATTTATAAACACCCATGCGACTTTTAATGATAAAGAAACCATTTTTCTTCAAACATTAAAAACGGAAAGTAATCTGGTAAAAGCGCATGAAGTTTCAGCTTTATACGATTTCGAAATAGCGTCTATTCTTTACAATCAAAGTAAACAATACGAGCCAAAAACAAACGAAGTGAATCGCTGGAAAGCTAAAGAAGCACTAGATATTTGCGAAATTACAACTAATAAATTTCCTAAAAGTAAGGGTGCCGAAAAATGCACTTTTTTAAAGCAACAAATAATGCAACCAAATCTTCAAATAACCTCCGAAGATTTCTTGCCTATCCAGCAAAATAGCCGCTTATTAATTAGTTATAAAAACATAGAAACAATTGATTTTAAAGTCTATAAAATTTCAATAAAAGCTCTTGAAAAATTAAAAAAACTCTACAAAAAAAAGGAACAACTGGCATTTATTAAGAATTTAAACCTAACCAAAACTTGGGAAAGTAAACTTCGAAACGACAACGATTACCAAAACCATAGCACAGAGGTAACTCTACCTAAACTTGACAATGGTACTTTTTTAATAGTTGCTACTACAAAAAATAGCAACGAAACATTTGCCTTTAGCAGCGTTCAAGTTACCAATTTAGCGTTTGTAGAATATGAGACCGATGATTACAAAATCTTTCAAATTATAGATAGAAACACTGGTGAACCTATAAAAAATGCCCGTGTAGAATTAACTATTAATGAAAGCCAAAACAACACACAGCAAACCGAATTATGCACCACAAATGTTAATGGGGAAATAAAAATAGAAAAAACAAAAGACAGATACAGAACCATTACAAGCAAAGTAACCCACGGAAATGACACTGCTTATTTTAGCCGATATTATGTTTTTCAATCCTACGAACCTCAAGAAAAAGAGGTTGTTTACAAAGCATTTTTGTTTACAGACCGACGTATTTACAGACCCGGACAAACCGTTTTTTTTAAAGGAATTATTTTAAAAAAGGCCAATGACAAGTCTGAAGTCATCGCAAATCATGAAATGTATGCCACGCTTTATGATGCCAACGGACAGGAAATAAACCACGCAACATTTATTACCAATGCTTTTGGGTCTGTTTCAGGATCGTTTATTTTACCAAGTTCCGGTTTACCGGGCGAATATTATATCGACTTTGGTTCGGAGACTGAATTTATTTATTCAACCGATTTTAGTTTCTCTGTTGAAGAATACAAACGCCCTAAATTTGAAACCAAATTCACGCCTGTTACCGAAACATTTAAGGTAAACGATTCTGTTACTATTAAAGGAACAGCCTTAGCTTATGCCGGTAGTAATATTACCGATGCCAAAGTAGTGTATCGGGTACACAGAAAAGTACAATACCCAAATTGGTACTTTTGGTATCGCCCGTGGTTTAATAACGAACCACAAGAAATCGCACTTGGCGAAACTAAAACCAACAATAACGGTGAGTTTGAAATCACTTTTAAGTCCATTCCCGATAACAGTATCGATAAAACTACTTTGCCTGTTTTTAATTATGAAATCACCGCAGATGTTACCGATTTAAACGGAGAAACCCGAAGCGCCACAACGCTGGTAAACGTTGGCTACCATGCACTAACAGCCAATATGACTATTGACAACAAAATCGATAAAAGCAAAAAAGACCACAAATTAACCATAGAAACTAAAAACTTAAATGGCGAATTTGTAGCAGCATCAGGTGTTGTTAAAATATACAAATTACAAGCACCAAAAACCGTTTTAAGACAACGCCCTTGGGAAGCTCCAGATTATCAGGAATATTCCGAAGAAACTTTTAAAAACTTATTCCCGCACGATGCTTATAACAACGAGCATGATTCTAATAACTGGAAAAAAGGCGCTTTAGTTTTCGAAAAATCGTTCAATACAGAAACATCTAAAACAGTCGATTTAGGAAATATAAAAAAATGGCAATCAGGGGTATACCTCATCACTTTAGAAAGTAAAGATAAATTTAACCAATTAGTTAAAGATGAAATCAAAACAACGCTTTACAGCGAGGATGACACTACAATTGCCGACAACCAGCTGTTTAGCATAACAACTAACCAGGCCAGTTACAAAGCAGGTGAAACAGCCATATTAACATTTGCATCGGCAGCCAATAATTTATTTGTTACAGCTACCATCGAGAAAAATAAAAAAATTGTAAAAACAGAAATTATTCAATTAAACAATAACAAAAAAACAATTAGTATTCCTGTAACTACAGAAGACATTGGTGGATTTGCTGTTAATTATAGCTTCGCTGCATTTAATAGTTTTAAATCGGGTACCGAAGTTATTTCTGTCCCTTACCCTAAAACCGATTTAGAAATTGAAACGACCACGTTTCGAGATAAATTGCAGCCTGGTACGAATGAGACATGGCGTTTCAAAATTAAAGGTCCGCAAGGAGAAAAAGTTTCTGCCGAATTATTAGCAAGTATGTACGATGCGTCTTTAGACCAGTTTACTGCAAATTCTTGGGATTTTAATCCTATTGAAAATCCGCTTTATTATTCAAACATACAAAGCAATGCCAATCAGAGTTTTGGAACACAAAACTTTAGAGTCTATTTTGAAAATAATCGCACCAATTATAGCTCCCAAAAATATGATGCATTTAATTGGTTTGGATTTACATTTTTTAATCAAATCATTAGAATTCGTGGATATTCAAGTGTTTCAAAATCCTTAAACGGCGCTATAGCTGGTGTAGCTGTTGAAGAGCAAAATGAGGACGGTGCTATTTTAAATGAAGTTGTAATGGTGGGAGCTGCACCAAAATTAGAGAAAGATGCTGAATCTAAGCAAGAAAAACCAAACTTCGACAAGGTTCAAATTCGTAAAAACTTGCAAGAAACTGCTTTTTTCTTTCCGCAACTACAAACCGACAACCAAGGCCATGTTAGTTTTAATTTTACCACGCCAGAGGCATTAACACAATGGAAATTGCAATTATTAGCACATACTAAAGCCTTGGAGAGCGCAACTAAAACCCTAACTACTGTTACTCAAAAAGAGCTTATGGTAATACCTAATGCACCCCGTTTTTTACGCGAGGGCGACCAAATAACTATCAGCTCGAAAATTGCAAACTTAACAGATAAACCGCTTTCGGGTCATGCTATTTTAATGTTAACCGATGCTGTTTCAGGTAAAACAATCGACCAGGAATTAGAAAATTCAGAAAACAACAAAACTTTTTCTGTTGAAGCCAAAGGAAACACCCAAGTATCCTGGAGCATACGTATTCCCGCTGGTGTAGACGCTGTTCAATATAAAATTATTGCAAAATCTAATACTTTTAGCGATGGCGAACAAAACGCCTTACCTGTTTTAAGTAATAGAATGTTGATAACCGAAACGCTTCCTATGTGGGTGCAAAGTAACGAAAGTAAAACATTCACTTTAAACAAGTTAAAAAACAACACCTCAAAAAGCCTTAAAAACCATAAATTAACATTAGAGGTTACCTCCAACCCGGCGTGGTATGCCATACAAGCACTACCCTATTTAATGGAATATCCTTACCAATGTAACGAGCAAACCTTTTCGCGTTATTATGCCAACGCCCTGGCTAGTTATATTGTAAACAAAAACCCTAGAATTCAAGAAGTTTTTAATCAGTGGGCAACTCAAGAGGCTTTAATTAGTAATCTTGAAAAAAATGAAGATTTAAAATCTATTTTAATTCAAGAAACACCTTGGTTACGCGATACGCAAAGCGAAACCGAACAGAAAAAACGCATCGCTATGTTATTCAATTTAAACAAATTGAAAAATGAATTACAAGCATCTATATTAAAACTAGAAAATAACCAAATGGATTCTGGTGCTTGGGCTTGGTTTCAGGGCGGACAAGTAAACAGATACATCACACAACATATTGTTTCTGGTTTTGGGCATTTAGAAAAACTGGGCGTTAGCAATCCGGAAAATTCAAAAATGATAGAAAAAGCCATTCATTTTTTAGATAGCGAATTCATTAAAGAATATAAAAACCTTACTAAATACGATGAAAAAGCCGACTTATCCAAAGATCATTTAACCCATACGCAATTACATTACTTGTATATGCGAAGCTTCTTTCCGAATGTAAAAACATCGAAAGAAGTCGAAACTATTATAGCCTATTACCAAACTCAAATTCAGAAATACTGGTCAAGTCGTTCGTTATACGCTAAAGGTTTAATGGCTTTAATTTCTGAAAGAATGGGAGATAAAATCATGTCTGCCAAAATTTTAAAAGCTTTAAAAGAAAACAGCATTACCAGTAACGAATTAGGCATGTATTGGAAAGAAAACACCAATTCATGGTATTGGTATCAAGCACCTATTGAAACACAAGCGCTTTTAATAGAAGCCTTTTCTGAAATTGAAAACGACACCGAAACCATCGATAATTTAAAAATCTGGTTGCTAACAAACAAACAAACAAACCAATGGAAAACAACCAAAGCGACTACCGAAGCTGCCTATGCTTTATTACTTCAAGGCAGCGATTGGTTGTCTGTTACAGATGCTATTGATGTGGTTGTAGGCGGAAAACAAATAAACCCTTCTAAATTAGAGAATGTTAAAGTTGAAGCTGGTACGGGCTATTTTAAAACCGCTTGGAATACTTCTGAAATTAAACCAGATATGAGTGAAGTGACCTTAACTAAAAAAGGAAACGGCATTGCCTGGGGAAGCTTATATTGGCAGTATTTTGAAGATTTAGATAAAATAACTTCAGCCGAAACACCGCTTCAACTCAAGAAGAAATTATTTCTAAAAACCAATACTGATATGGGGCAACAAATATCTGAAATCACCGATAAAACCGAATTAAAAGTTGGCGATTTGGTAACCGTTCGTATTGAATTAAGAAGTGACCGCACCATGGAATTCGTTCATATGAAAGATATGCGCGCCTCTGGCTTAGAGCCCGTAAATGTATTATCGAAGTACAAGTGGCAAGATGGTTTAGGTTATTATGAAGCCACTAAAGATGCATCAACAAATTTCTTTTTCGACTATTTACCTAAAGGTGTTTTTGTTTTTGAATACGATTTACGTGTAAATAATGCTGGAAATATGAGCAATGGCATTACAACCATTCAAAGCATGTATGCACCAGAATTTAGTAGCCATAGTGAGGGTATTCGTATTCAGGCAGACTAG
- a CDS encoding mechanosensitive ion channel family protein, translating to MHSITNKALNKLSILLKSILFFLIIFSVLFGNAQETDNGLTISDSLMMSAPKAIPTIEIIQNIEKTSADLKITERKLLVNRNIYKIDSLFTGYASFLDNQKKYTDNFMAANPNRQKIDNLYTKWNGYKSYLKDWENEINDYESRNSRLLETITLNDNIWDLTYKNAENENAPTEVLKGILELRKKIDNLKTQILNDNNLALKLETKINLKIELISEVMEGILALKNSETYNLFYLRHPPIWKTSFAKSKVLSDEDKSDSLKASGEESLNFISTNKHSFYLYFTLVVFLFFVINYLKKGFEKYEFVDDETNLIISKDIILKHTKASFIFLSLLIAALFFKSTPKLFENLLILLLLISASYVIRSLVNERFKNIFYVIILLYILDSAKTYIWFHSGFYRIYLLIEAISIVFTIYFFTKKINKVELLNFSKLSNLLIKLSPIIYVLGFLAIVSNVLGYTNLTDITLKISSHIGVISIIFYSLLLISEGISTSLIHRHFSVKSQVDLIYKQALEIKLLKIIRIVVFVLWLLFFLGMVDLLRPIRDYLSDLLTEPYKLGTITFTLGAILSFITILVLSYLLTSLIAFLIDDGEGVLRFLRLPKGIPAAISLVIRYIIVAFGFVFALSSLGLDLSKFNILAGAMGIGIGFGLQTIISNFVAGLILVFERPILQGDTIEVNNLIGKVNKIGVRSSKIKTFDGAEVIVPNYNLMSNNLINWTLSDSTKRIEIIIGTSYDSDPNQVLELLTKAALSVEGVLKFPEPQALFTDFGDSSLNFMLRFWVPFEIGLIAKSDVSIAIYNYFKAEGVEIPFPQRDIHIKNMPNQNSSNSNN from the coding sequence ATGCATTCTATTACTAATAAGGCTCTAAATAAGTTAAGTATCCTTTTAAAATCGATACTTTTCTTCTTGATCATTTTTTCTGTTTTGTTTGGTAATGCTCAAGAAACCGATAATGGTTTAACCATTTCAGATTCTTTAATGATGTCTGCTCCCAAGGCTATACCAACTATTGAGATTATTCAAAACATTGAAAAAACGAGTGCCGACTTAAAAATTACCGAAAGAAAGCTTCTTGTAAATAGAAATATTTATAAAATAGATTCGCTTTTTACTGGCTATGCATCGTTTTTAGATAATCAAAAAAAATATACAGATAATTTTATGGCGGCAAATCCGAACCGTCAAAAAATTGATAATCTGTACACAAAATGGAATGGCTATAAAAGTTATTTAAAAGATTGGGAAAACGAAATAAACGATTACGAGTCTAGAAACTCTCGTTTGTTAGAAACCATCACTTTAAACGATAATATTTGGGATTTAACATATAAAAATGCCGAAAACGAAAATGCACCTACCGAGGTTTTAAAAGGTATTTTAGAACTCAGAAAAAAAATCGATAATTTAAAAACTCAAATTTTAAATGATAATAATTTAGCGCTCAAACTCGAGACTAAAATTAATTTAAAAATCGAGTTAATTTCTGAAGTTATGGAAGGCATTTTAGCGCTTAAAAACTCAGAAACCTACAATCTATTTTATTTAAGACATCCGCCTATCTGGAAAACTTCTTTTGCTAAAAGCAAAGTATTATCAGATGAAGATAAATCGGACTCTTTAAAAGCCAGTGGCGAAGAAAGTTTAAATTTTATAAGCACCAACAAGCACTCGTTTTACTTATATTTTACCCTTGTTGTTTTTCTTTTCTTCGTAATAAATTATCTAAAAAAAGGATTTGAAAAATATGAATTTGTAGACGATGAAACCAACTTGATAATTTCAAAAGATATCATTTTAAAACATACAAAAGCAAGTTTCATTTTTTTATCATTACTTATTGCTGCACTATTTTTTAAAAGTACTCCCAAACTTTTCGAGAATTTACTCATCCTGCTTTTATTAATTTCTGCTTCGTATGTTATAAGGTCTCTGGTTAACGAGCGATTTAAAAACATTTTTTATGTAATCATCTTACTTTACATATTAGATTCAGCAAAAACCTATATTTGGTTTCATTCCGGATTTTATAGAATTTACTTATTAATTGAAGCTATTTCAATTGTATTTACCATATACTTTTTCACTAAAAAAATTAATAAAGTTGAATTATTAAATTTCAGTAAATTAAGTAACCTACTTATCAAATTAAGTCCCATAATTTATGTTTTAGGATTTCTAGCCATTGTTTCCAACGTGCTTGGTTACACTAATTTAACAGATATTACATTAAAAATATCGTCTCATATTGGTGTAATTTCTATTATTTTTTACAGTTTGTTATTAATTTCAGAAGGTATTTCTACCAGTTTAATTCATAGACACTTTAGCGTTAAATCTCAAGTTGATTTAATTTACAAACAAGCGCTTGAGATTAAACTATTAAAAATTATAAGAATTGTTGTATTTGTACTTTGGCTGCTCTTTTTCTTAGGTATGGTCGATTTATTGAGACCAATTAGAGACTATCTAAGCGACTTACTTACCGAGCCTTATAAATTAGGCACCATAACTTTTACACTCGGGGCTATTTTGTCTTTTATAACGATACTTGTTTTATCGTACCTCCTAACAAGTTTAATTGCTTTTCTAATTGATGACGGAGAAGGCGTTTTACGATTCCTGCGTTTACCAAAAGGGATTCCTGCAGCGATTTCTTTGGTTATTCGATACATTATTGTTGCCTTTGGTTTTGTATTTGCATTATCATCGCTGGGCTTAGACTTAAGTAAATTTAACATCCTGGCAGGTGCTATGGGTATTGGTATTGGGTTTGGACTGCAAACTATTATTTCAAACTTTGTAGCCGGATTAATTTTAGTTTTTGAAAGACCCATTCTTCAAGGTGATACTATAGAAGTTAATAATTTAATAGGAAAAGTGAATAAAATTGGCGTTCGATCATCTAAAATAAAAACCTTCGATGGTGCCGAAGTTATCGTGCCAAACTACAATTTAATGTCTAATAATTTGATAAACTGGACACTATCGGATAGTACAAAAAGAATTGAAATTATTATTGGAACCTCCTACGATTCAGATCCCAATCAAGTTTTAGAATTATTAACAAAAGCAGCTTTAAGTGTTGAGGGCGTTTTAAAATTCCCAGAACCACAAGCCCTTTTTACCGATTTTGGTGATAGTTCGTTAAATTTTATGTTGCGTTTTTGGGTGCCTTTTGAAATTGGCCTCATTGCCAAAAGTGATGTTTCAATAGCCATCTATAATTATTTTAAAGCTGAAGGTGTTGAGATACCATTTCCGCAGCGCGATATTCATATAAAAAATATGCCGAATCAAAATTCAAGTAACTCAAATAATTAA